The proteins below come from a single Pichia kudriavzevii chromosome 2, complete sequence genomic window:
- a CDS encoding uncharacterized protein (PKUD0B00620; similar to Saccharomyces cerevisiae YDR400W (URH1); ancestral locus Anc_5.492): MTIEKKVPVWLDCDPGQDDTVAIIVACYCKYFDLVGISTVHGNVSLENTTRNALRVLTAISKTEVPVYPGEPKPLNNYNEVFAANVHGKTGLDGSCLLPIAQMQPQKHKDFHRHLAHNIIKYEGKLNIVATGPLTNIAVFFEEYPHLKNRINWISIMGGGFDVYNIGGNAEFNYYCDPFAARKVVEDEILSKRMIQASLDITSKVYLSKTVQERILQGKDFNSTSNFRAMMYEFIDSYNRRMIAQNVPNYKGPIIHDPVALVALLQFENITSKLNLSFDRRSFGIGVAEGSYGAIQSVRPDNKGGIYVLTDIDVEEFWDFVLKSYDEADKHAYMNSVPREKLIQEYAGLSVA; this comes from the coding sequence ATGACTATAGAAAAGAAGGTGCCTGTCTGGTTAGATTGCGACCCTGGCCAAGATGATACAGTTGCAATTATTGTTGCATGCTATTGTAAgtattttgatttggtaGGGATTTCCACTGTTCATGGAAATGTGTCTCTGGAAAATACTACAAGGAATGCATTAAGGGTATTGACAGCTATTAGCAAAACTGAAGTACCGGTATATCCTGGTGAACCGAAACCATTGAATAATTACAATGAAGTATTTGCGGCAAACGTCCATGGTAAGACTGGATTAGACGGTTCATGTTTACTACCTATCGCTCAAATGCAACCTCAAAAACACAAAGATTTTCACAGGCATTTGGCTCACaatataataaaatatGAAGGTAAACTGAATATTGTTGCTACAGGTCCATTAACCAATATAGCTGTATTTTTTGAGGAATACCCTCATCTGAAGAATAGGATTAACTGGATTTCCATCATGGGCGGAGGTTTTGACGTATATAACATAGGAGGTAACGCTGAATTCAATTACTACTGTGATCCATTTGCAGCTAGAAAAGTGGTGGAGGATGAAATTTTGTCAAAGAGAATGATCCAGGCGTCTTTGGACATTACTAGCAAAGTCTACTTGTCCAAAACTGTTCAAGAACGCATATTGCAAGGtaaagatttcaattctACTTCTAATTTCAGAGCAATGATGTATGAATTTATCGATTCTTACAATAGGAGAATGATAGCGCAGAATGTCCCCAATTACAAAGGTCCGATAATTCATGATCCTGTTGCATTGGTGGCTTTATtacaatttgaaaacataaCTTCTAAATTGAacctttcttttgataGGAGATCATTTGGTATTGGTGTTGCGGAAGGTTCTTATGGAGCTATTCAATCAGTTAGACCCGACAATAAAGGTGGTATCTATGTGCTTACAGACATCGATGTTGAGGAGTTTTGGGATTTCGTTTTGAAGTCATATGATGAAGCAGACAAACATGCATACATGAACAGTGTGCCTAGAGAAAAACTAATCCAAGAGTATGCTGGCTTATCAGTTGCATAG
- a CDS encoding uncharacterized protein (PKUD0B00630; similar to Saccharomyces cerevisiae YPR193C (HPA2)) translates to MIEIRDVTETDYMEWLRLFDLYLQFYNSSLPEEVKKSTFYRSLDYNVPMWSAIAISSETGRPIGLVNYLRHVSTWSTQDKIYMNDLYVDESQRLQGVGKALIDYVYAKADSMETPEVYWCTSTSNHRAQLLYCKVGVFADKVIYKRLPSS, encoded by the coding sequence ATGATTGAAATTCGTGACGTTACCGAAACAGACTACATGGAGTGGTTAAGACTCTTTGATTTATATCTCCAATTTTATAATTCCTCATTACCTGAAGAGGTGAAGAAGTCAACGTTTTACAGGTCTCTAGATTACAATGTTCCAATGTGGTCTGCTATTGCTATTAGCTCTGAAACTGGGAGACCAATTGGGTTAGTTAATTATCTCAGACATGTTTCAACATGGTCTACACAAGATAAGATTTATATGAATGATTTGTACGTTGATGAGTCACAACGTCTTCAGGGAGTCGGTAAAGCTCTCATTGATTATGTTTATGCTAAGGCAGATTCCATGGAGACACCGGAGGTTTATTGGTGTACATCGACCAGTAACCATAGAGCACAATTACTATATTGCAAGGTTGGGGTTTTTGCAGACAAGGTCATTTATAAGCGGCTACCATCTTCTTAA